Part of the Carnobacterium pleistocenium FTR1 genome is shown below.
TATAACAGACTAGGGTTTCAAAATGGGAAAATAAAAAAGGACTACTATACTGGTGATCGCGAAGATGCGCTGGAAATGAGTAAGTTTTTATGAGGAATCAACTGGTGGATAACGATCCTACAAATGAAGAAATTGTTTTTTTGTTCAATCAAAGCACAAATTTAACTGAACATGAATTATTCCATTTGGCTGAAGGTAGTTATCCGAATGGAAGCCCTTGGTCTATTAAAGCGTATAAAAGTGAATTGACCGGAACGTATAATGAATATGGAATTGCTCTGAAACAAGGGAAAAAAGTTGGCTTTATTGGATACACACAGCTTTTTGATGAAGCAGAAATAACAACATTTGGCATTTTAAAACCATTTAATAATCAAGGAATCGGTCAATTATTTTTACAATCACTTCTAGCGTTTTTAGAAGGTGAAGAAATAAAAGTAGTGTTTTTAGAAGTTCGAGAGCAGAATAAATCGGCTATTGCCATATATGAAAAATTAGGTTTTAAAACGATTGCTGTTCGCAAAAACTATTACCATGATCCGATAGAACATGCCTTGATGATGCAATTGAATATGTAAAAAGAGTCTATTAAAGAAAGAGTGAAACCATGTCTATAAAAAGAAATTTAATTTTAGCGGTTGAATCTAGTTGTGATGAAACCAGTGTAGCTGTGGTTGAAGATGGTACTATTGTTCATTCAAATATCATTGCATCACAAATAAAAAGCCATATGCGTTTTGGGGGCGTAGTACCTGAAATCGCCAGTCGGCATCATGTTGAACAGATCACCCAATGTATTGAAGAAGCTCTACTGGAAGCTGAAGTTGCCTATCAAGACCTTTCAGCAGTAGCTGTTACTCAAGGACCTGGATTAGTAGGTGCCCTTTTGATTGGGGTCAATGCAGCTAAAGCTGTTGCCTATGCCCATCAGTTACCCTTGATTGCTGTTGATCACATGGCGGGTCATATTTATGCTAATCGATTGGTTAAACCGCTTGTTTTTCCGCTTCTAGCATTGGTTGTTAGTGGAGGACATACTGAGTTGGTTTACATGAAAGAAGATGGCGACTATACGATTATTGGAGAAACAAGAGACGACGCGGCAGGAGAAGCATACGATAAAGTTGGACGAGTATTAGGATTAGCTTATCCAGGTGGAAAGAAAATTGATGAGATGGCTCAGCTTGGAGAAGATACATATCATTTTCCAAGAGCTATGATGAAAGAACCTAATTATGATTTTAGTTTCAGTGGCTTAAAAAGTTCTTTTATCAACACCGTTCATAATGCCAATCAAAAAGGCGAACCATTAAATGACATCAATTTAGCAACTAGTTTTCAAGCAAGCGTTATCGACGTCTTAGTTTCTAAAACACTGAGAGCGACTAAAGAATTTGAAGTGAAACAGTTACTTTTAGCAGGTGGGGTAGCTGCAAACAAAGGCTTACGTGATGCCCTTACGAAAGTTATGGCTGAAGAATTGCCAGATGTAGCATTAGTTATTCCACCATTGTCGCTGTGCGGGGATAATGCAGCTATGATTGGAGCAGCCGCATTCGTTCAGTATCAAAAAAATCAATTCTCAAATTATGCATTGAATGCTAGACCTGGCTTAACCTTTAATTAAAAACAAAAAGGAAATTGGATTAATCATCCAATTTCCTTTTTCTATTTATTGGTTTAATTCTTCAAGTTTCAAACTTTTCTCTTCCCACTCACTCACTAGAGTATCTAGTTTCTCTTGAGCAGCAGTCATTTCTTCGTTCAGTTCTTGTACACGTAGGTGATCCCCAAATACCTCTGGATCAATCAATTGTTTTTCACAATTGGTAATAACCGTTTCAAGATTATCCATTTCTATTTCAATCGTTTCAATGCGACGTGTAAGTTGACGAAGTATTTTTTGTTCAGCTTTATTGTTTTCTCGATTCGCTTTGACTGTTGGAACAGATTCAATTTTAGTTTTCTTAGTAGTTTCAGCCTCAGCTAGTAAGCGCAACTCTTCTTGTTCAGCCTTTTTTTCAATATAATAGTCGTAATCCCCTAAATAAAGGGTACTGCCATTCTCAGAGAGCTCAATAACGGTTGTCGCGATCCGGTTAATAAAGTAGCGGTCATGGGAAACAAACAACAGTGTCCCGTCAAAATCAATTAAGGCATTTTCTAAAACTTCTTTACTATCGATATCCAAATGATTCGTAGGCTCATCTAGCATCAGAAAATTATCTTTATTCATTGCTAACTTAGCTAAAGCCAAACGTGCTTTTTCGCCACCACTCAGTGAAGAAACAGCTTTTTCTACATCTTCGCCAGAGAACAAGAAACTGCCTAAAATAGAACGAATGTCTTTTTCAGGAGTCGTTTGATGCGCGTCCCAAAGTTCTGCTAAAACCGATTTAGTCGAATTCAAATCTGATTGTTCTTGGTCATAGTATCCCAATAAAACATTCGTACCGCTTTGTTTTTCACCTTGAATCAATGGAAGTTGTCCAATAAGTGACTTCAATAAAGTTGATTTTCCAATTCCGTTAGGTCCGACTAATGCAATCGAATCATATTTTCGAACATCTATATTAACAGGACTAGATAAAATAGTGTCGTCATATCCAATCGCACCGTTAGACAAGTTTAAAACGGCATTGCCACTTTCTTTTTCTGCTTCAAAAGAGAAGCGGGCTGATTTTTCGTCTCCTTGAGGCCTACCGATTCGGTCTATTTTTTCTAACTGCTTGCGTCTACTTTGAGCACGTTTTGTGGTTGATGCACGGACTAAATTTCGGCTAACGAAATCTTCTAACTTAGCAATTTCGCCTTGTTGTTTTTCGAATTCTTTCCATTCTTGTTCCAATTGTGTAGCTTTCAAATCCAAATATCTTGAATAGTTTCCTTTATAATGAGTGATTTTTTTACGACTGATTTCATAAACCTCATTTACAACCTTGTCTAGGAAGTAACGGTCATGAGAAACAATCAATAATGCTCCATCATAAGACTGCAAATAGTTCTCCAGCCAGCTTAACGTTTCGATATCCAAATGATTCGTAGGCTCATCAAGAATCAATAAGTCTTTCTTTTCGAGTAGTAGTTTTGCTAAAGCTAAACGCGTTTTTTGACCACCTGAAAGTTGACTGATAAGTTTAGTATAATCTTCTTCGAAAAAACGAAAACCATGTAAAACAGAACGGACCTCAGCTTGATATCCGAAGCCATTTTCTTCGCGAAAGCGATTTTGAATATGATCATAGCGGTTTAGAGTTGCGTGATAAAGTTCTTCATTTGACAGCAGATCGGGATCTCCAAGCTGCTTCTCAATTGTGTGCATGTCTTGTTCAAGTTGAATGACCGATTCAAAAACCGTTAACATTTCATCCCAAATAGTTCTTTCAGAAGCCAAACCAGTATTTTGAGCTAAATAGCCAATACTAACTTGTTTTCCTTTAACGATTTTTCCTGCATCAGGCTGCTCTATATTAGCAATCATTTTTAAAAGCGTTGATTTTCCTGTGCCATTTCTTCCAACTAAAGCAATACGGGAGCTTTCTTGGATTTCTAAATAAATATTTTCAAACAATACATCTGCTCCGAAATAACGGGCGACGTGTTGTGCTTGTAATAGAATCATAGTCTTGGTCCTCATTTCATCATTCTCAGTAATAGTTTAGCATAGATTTAGGTCTAGGGAAATTATAATCCGCTAAAAGCTAACTTTTAAGAAGCGGATTCACAAAGCTTCTTGTGAATTTTGGTAATATACTAATTGTAAGTATACATGAAAATATGAGATTTTAAAAAAAATACTAGTATTATAATAGGAAAATGATATAATAAAAACGTTCACTATGGAAAGA
Proteins encoded:
- the rimI gene encoding ribosomal protein S18-alanine N-acetyltransferase — translated: MRNQLVDNDPTNEEIVFLFNQSTNLTEHELFHLAEGSYPNGSPWSIKAYKSELTGTYNEYGIALKQGKKVGFIGYTQLFDEAEITTFGILKPFNNQGIGQLFLQSLLAFLEGEEIKVVFLEVREQNKSAIAIYEKLGFKTIAVRKNYYHDPIEHALMMQLNM
- a CDS encoding ABC-F family ATP-binding cassette domain-containing protein, which encodes MILLQAQHVARYFGADVLFENIYLEIQESSRIALVGRNGTGKSTLLKMIANIEQPDAGKIVKGKQVSIGYLAQNTGLASERTIWDEMLTVFESVIQLEQDMHTIEKQLGDPDLLSNEELYHATLNRYDHIQNRFREENGFGYQAEVRSVLHGFRFFEEDYTKLISQLSGGQKTRLALAKLLLEKKDLLILDEPTNHLDIETLSWLENYLQSYDGALLIVSHDRYFLDKVVNEVYEISRKKITHYKGNYSRYLDLKATQLEQEWKEFEKQQGEIAKLEDFVSRNLVRASTTKRAQSRRKQLEKIDRIGRPQGDEKSARFSFEAEKESGNAVLNLSNGAIGYDDTILSSPVNIDVRKYDSIALVGPNGIGKSTLLKSLIGQLPLIQGEKQSGTNVLLGYYDQEQSDLNSTKSVLAELWDAHQTTPEKDIRSILGSFLFSGEDVEKAVSSLSGGEKARLALAKLAMNKDNFLMLDEPTNHLDIDSKEVLENALIDFDGTLLFVSHDRYFINRIATTVIELSENGSTLYLGDYDYYIEKKAEQEELRLLAEAETTKKTKIESVPTVKANRENNKAEQKILRQLTRRIETIEIEMDNLETVITNCEKQLIDPEVFGDHLRVQELNEEMTAAQEKLDTLVSEWEEKSLKLEELNQ
- the tsaD gene encoding tRNA (adenosine(37)-N6)-threonylcarbamoyltransferase complex transferase subunit TsaD; its protein translation is MSIKRNLILAVESSCDETSVAVVEDGTIVHSNIIASQIKSHMRFGGVVPEIASRHHVEQITQCIEEALLEAEVAYQDLSAVAVTQGPGLVGALLIGVNAAKAVAYAHQLPLIAVDHMAGHIYANRLVKPLVFPLLALVVSGGHTELVYMKEDGDYTIIGETRDDAAGEAYDKVGRVLGLAYPGGKKIDEMAQLGEDTYHFPRAMMKEPNYDFSFSGLKSSFINTVHNANQKGEPLNDINLATSFQASVIDVLVSKTLRATKEFEVKQLLLAGGVAANKGLRDALTKVMAEELPDVALVIPPLSLCGDNAAMIGAAAFVQYQKNQFSNYALNARPGLTFN